The following DNA comes from Leifsonia sp. 1010.
ACCGAGGGTTCAAACCGTCTCAGCCGTCGCTAATCGGCTCAATCTCCGTCGGGCCGGCGGGGACACTCTCCATCAGGTCACACCTCCTCATACCGGTTCCCCGTCGCCACTCGCCATCGGACCCGCGTCAGCGGCGGTCCGCTTTGTGCTGTCACAAAAACAGTTGCATTTGCGCAAACGAATGGTTCAATGGGCGGCGGACCAAGGAGGAACACTGTGGACTTGAGCGGCAAAAGCGTCGTCGTAACCGGCGGCAACAGCGGAATCGGCGCCGCAATCGTACGGTGCCTGGCCGCGGCGGGAGCCGCCGTGGTCATCGACTACGTGGCCCGCCCGGAGGACACCGCGGACCTGGTCACAGAAATCACCGCCGCGGGAGGACGCGCCGTCGGCGTCGAGGCCGACGTCAGCTCCCCGGCAGATATCGACAAGCTCATCCGGACCGCCGTCGACGAGTTCGGGAGCCTGGACGCATTCGTCAACAACGCCGGCATCGAAAAGCGGCACAGCCTTCTGGAGGTCACCGAGGATGCCTTCGAGGAGGTGATGGCCGTCGATCTCAAGAGCGCGGTCTTCGGCACCCAGCGGGCAGCGAAGCAGTTCATCGAGCAGGGCTCAGGCGGCATCGTCGTGAACGTGTCGTCGGTGCACGAGGACTGGCCGATGCCCGGCAACCTCAGCTACTGCGTGGCGAAAGGCGGGATGCGGATGCTGACCCGCACCGCTGGAGTGGAGCTCGGCCCGCACGGCGTGCGTGTGGTCAACGTGGCGCCCGGCGCGGTGAACACGCCGATCAACACCGCCACCATGAAGGACGACTCGCTCCGCCAGAAATTGGAGAACAGCATCCCGCTACGCACGGTGGCGGACCCCGCGCAGATCGGTGACGTCGTTGCCTTCGTGATCTCCGGCGGCGGCTCGTACCTCACGGCCACCACCGTTTTTGTGGATGGCGGCATCATGCACGGAAGTGTGGGCCTGTGAGCGCACCGCGCATCGAGGACTATGCGATGGTCGGCGACCTGCACACGGCGGCGATGGTGTCGGTTACCGGGTCGATCGATTGGCTGTGTCTGCCCCGTTTCGACTCCGCCGCCTGCTTCGCGGCCCTCCTTGACACCGAGGCTGCCGGACGGTGGCGAATCGCACCCGCCGGCAGCGGTCGTTGCACGCGTCGCCGCTACCGCGGCGACACCCTGGTCCTGGAGACCGAGTGGGAGACCGCCGACGGGGTCGCCCGCATCATCGATTTCATGCCGGTGCGTGACCGGGCGGCCGACCTCGTACGAATCGTCGAGGGCGTCTCCGGGACAGTGGCGATGCAGTTCGAGCTGATACTGCGGTTCGACTACGGGCATGTCGTTCCCTGGGTGACGAAAGCGGAACGCGGGGTCCGAGCGGTCGCCGGGCCGGACGCTGTGCTGATCTCCTCAGACGTGCCCCTGGGCGGCCGCGACTTCCGCACCGTCGCCGACTTCACCGTCAACCCGGGCGACCGCGTCGCATTCACGCTCACCTGGTACCCCAGCCACGAGGAGGAACCGGAGCCGACGGATGCCGAGACGGCGTTGGCCGCGACGGAGTTGTTCTGGACGCGCTGGAGCAGTGAGAGCAACGCGTACGGCGCGCATCGCGACGCCATCCAACGCTCGCTGATCACCCTCAAGGCGCTGACCTACCTCCCGACCGGCGGCATCGTGGCCGCGCCGACCACCTCCCTGCCGGAGCAGCCCGGCGGGCCACGCAACTGGGACTACCGTTTCTGCTGGCTGCGCGATGCGACCCTCGCCCTGCAGTCGCTTCTGACCGCCGGCTACACCGACGAGGCCAGTTCGTGGCGCAACTGGTTGGTCCGCGCCGTCGCCGGCGACCCGGCAGACCTGCGCATCATGTACGGACTCGACGGCCGGCGCCGTCTCCCAGAACAGACACTGGACTGGCTGGCCGGGTTCGATCATTCCGCGCCCGTCCGTGTCGGCAACGCCGCCGCGGAACAGCTGCAACTCGATGTCTGGGGCGAAGTTCTTGACGGCCTCTCCCTCACCCGCACCACCATCGGCGCAGGCGAGGACGCGTGGGACGTCCAGCGGGCCCTCGTCAGCCATCTGGCTGAGCACTGGCAAGAGCCGGACAACGGGCTGTGGGAGATGCGCGGCCCACGCCGCCATTTCACCCATTCCAAAGTCATGGCATGGGTCGCCGTCGACCGCATGATCGACGGCGCCCACCAATTCAACCTTCCCGGCCCGGTACGCCAGTGGGAGCGGCTGCGGGCGAAAATCCGCCGCGACATCCTGGAAAACGGCTTCGACCCGAAGCGGAACACGTTCGTACAGGCCTACGGGTCGAACGATCTGGATGCCTCCCTGCTGCTGATCCCCCGGGTCGGGTTCCTCCCACCCGACGACCCACGAGTCGTCGGCACAATCGAAGCCATCGAGAAAGACCTCACCGACGACGGGCTGGTGCTGCGCTACCGCCCCCAAGCCAGCGACGACGGTCTCCCGGGCGGGGAGGGTGTCTTCCTCGCCTGCTCATTCTGGCTGGTGGACGCGCTCATCGGAGCCGGCCGAAGAGACGACGCCGAAGCCTTGTTCCAGCGACTGCTGGATCTGCGCAACGACGTCGGTCTGCTCAGCGAGGAATGGGACCCGCACGCTGCCCGGCAACTGGGAAACATGCCCCAGGCGTACAGCCACTTCGCGCTCGTACGCAGCGCCTTCCACTTGCTCTCCGGAACCACGACCACCACCCAAGACCGCATCCCGATCGGCAAGGAGTGACCGATGACCCCACCCCACGTGCTCGTGCTCGGCGCCGGGTTCGCCGGCTTCACCCTGGCCAGGGCGCTGCAACGGGAGTCTGGCCGGAACCGGCTCCGCCTCACCGTGGTGGACCCGCAACCGTATCTGACCTACAAACCGCTGCTACCCGAGGTTGCCGGCGGCGAGACCCAGCCCCGCGACACCGTCGTCCCGCTCCGCCACCCGCTCAAACACACCGAGCTGGTGCCGGGGTCGGTCGCCTCCGTCGACACCAACAGGAAAGTCGCCGTCATCCGCACCCTCGACGGCACACAGCGACCGATCCACTACGACCATGTCGTGTTCGCGCTCGGCGCGGTGACGAAGACGCTGCCCATCCCCGGTCTGACCGAAAACGGAATCGGGTTCTCCAGCATCGAGGAGGCCGCCTTCCTCCGCGATCACGTCCTCGACCGCATCCAGTTCGCTGCCGCCACCAGCGACCCCGCAGAACGACGACGGGCGCTGACCTTCGTGTTCGTCGGCGGCGGCTACACCGGAGTCGAAGCGATCGCCGAACTCCAATCACTCGCGGTCACAGAATTCCGTCGCTACCCGGAACTGTACGGGGAGAGCATGGACTGGATGCTGGTCGAGGCAGCCGGACGCATCGCCTCCGAACTCACCGAAAAACTGTCCGCCTGGACGCTTGCCCTCCTCCGCCGCCGCGGCATCACAGTGCTGCTCCACACCGAAATGAAGAGCTGCCACAACGGCGAAGTCGTCCTCAGCGACGGCTCCACCCACGCATCGGACACCATCGTCTGGGTCGCCGGCGTCACCCCGAACCCGGTCCTCGATCACACCGACGTGCCACGCGGCCGAAAGGGCCACGTGCAATGCGATCGCTACCTGCGCGTCGTCCGCAACGACGGGACCCCCGTCGATGGAGCCTGGGGTCTCGGCGACGACGCGCAGGTGCCCGACCTCACCGTGCAGCAACAGCCCGCCTTCTACCCACCGAACGCGCAGAACGCCATCCGCCAAGCGCGGACACTCGCTCGCAGCCTCCGGAACGGCCTCGCTGGCGACCCGCCCGTCGCATACCGGCACCGATCCCTCGGGACCCTAGCCAGCTACGGCGGCATGCGCGGCGCCGCCGTCCTGCGCGGGCTGCCCCTGCACGGGCTGCCCGCCTGGGCCGTCGACAAGGTGTACCACGCCCTGGCACTCCCCAGCCCAGGACGCCGGCTTCGGCTCGTGCTCGGCTGGATCGGCAACGGACTCACCGCCAACCAGACCGCCCCGGTCAGCTCCTTCCCGGACCCGAAACACCGTTTCCGCCAGGCAGCAAACGAACAGGACAGCAAATGACCCCACGCATAACGACAACGAACGCGGTCCACGGCATCGACCGGATCGTACGCAATATCGAGACCGGGCGGTTCGAGCGGTCGCTGTCCGGGTTGACGGCGGCCGGATCGCTGGTGACCGCGGCGGAGATCTACTTCGAGCACGACAAGGCCAGCTTCGGGAACCCCTGGATGTGGGCACCCGTCCTCCTCGGGCCTGTCGGTGCGATCGCCGGTGTCGCGGGAGTGTTCAGCAAACGCGCCGCGAAGACCCTGCTGCCGATCGCCGCGGCGACCATCGTCGCGAACGGCCTCCAGGGCACGTGGTTGCACGCCCGCGGCATCGCCCAGAAGCCCGGAGGCTGGCGCAACGCCCTCTACAACCTGGAGATGGGTCCCCCGCTCCTCGCGCCCCTCCTCGTCACCGTCGTCGGCGGGATGGGGCTGCTCGCCGCGATCCTGAGGCGCGAGAAGTGAGCACCCCGCCGGTGCAGCGCGGGGACGACGTGCCCGAGCGCTTCCCCGGGTTCCGCGTGCTCGACCAGGCTCGGCACTGGGACGAGGAGACCCGGGCCGTCGTCCTCGCCCGGGTGGGCCGCCCCTCCGACATCCGCTTCTTCGACGTGGTGGAGCAGGCCGCCGCCACCGCCCTGTTCGACGAGATCCTCGGCCAGGAGGGCGACGACCGGGTGCCCGTGACGGCCATGGTGGATGCGCGTCTCGCCGAGAAGCAGACCGACGGCTGGCATTACGACACGATGCCGACCGACCAGGAGTCCTGGCACCGCACTCTCGCCGCCCTCGACGACGACGCGCGCGGCGCGCACGGGTGCACCTTCGCCGACTGCGACCACGAGCGCAGGCGCGCCCTGCTGGAGGCCGTCCACACCGGCGACGGCGACTGGCACGGGCTCCACCGCGGGCAGGCGTGGAGCCTGTGGACGCGCTACGCCTGCACCGCGTTCTACAGCCACCCCCGGGCCTGGGACGAGATCGGGTTCGACGGCCCCGCCTACCCGCGGGGGTACAAGAACCTCGGCATCGGCCGGCGGGAGCCCTTCGAGGTCGAGGACGCGCATCCCGCGCAGCTGCCCATCACGACGACCGGGGACGGATCGTGAGCGGGCTGCGCGGCGCCGCGGCGGCGGCACTCGCCGGGGTCCGCGACCGCAACGCCTCCGCCTGGTTGCTGACCCCCGACGGGTCGCGCACCCGCCCCGACCTGCGCGACGGGATGCGCCGCTACTCCGACACGGACGAGGTCGACATCGCCATCGTCGGCTGCGGCGCAGGAGGGTCGGTGCTGCTGCAGCGCCTCGCGCGCGCCGGATGGAGCGCGGTCGCCTTCGACGCCGGCCCGTTCTGGGACCCCGGCCGCGACTGGGTGAGCGACGAGGCCAGCTCCCACCACCTCTACTGGACGGAGCCGAGGCAGATCGGCGGCGGCGACCCCGTGCCCCTGGGGTCGAACAACTCCGGACGCGGCGTCGGCGGCTCCATGGTGCACTACGCGGGCTACGTGCCGCGCTTCCACCCCAGCGACTTCCGGACGCGCACCGACGACGGTGTTGGCGCGGACTGGCCGATCGCCTACGACGACCTGCGCCCCTTCTACGAGGCCATCGAGAGCGAGCTCCCCGTCGCCGGGGAGGACTGGCCGTGGGGCGACCCGCACACCTACCCGCACAGCGCGCATCCCGTCTCGGGCAACGGCGAAGCCTTCCTGCGGGGCGCCCGGGCAGCCGGGATCACGGCGAAGGTCGGGCCGGTCGCGATCGCCAACGGCCGCTTCGGCCACCGCCCGCACTGCATCTACCGCGGCTTCTGCCTCCAGGGCTGCAAGGTCAACGCGAAGGCGTCGCCGCTCATCACCCACATCCCGGACGCCCTCGACCACGGCGCCGAGGTCCGCGCCGACTGCATGGTCTCCTCCATCGCGGTGGATGAGCGCACCGGCCGCGCTGTCGGCGTCCACTACTTCCGGGACGGCGTCCCGCGGTTCCAGCGCGCACGGATGGTCGCGATCGCGGGGTACTCCATCGAGACGCCGCGACTCCTGCTCAACTCGGCGTCGAAGCGCTTCCCGGACGGCCTCTGCAACGACTTCGACCAGGTCGGCCGTTACCTGATGGTGCAGGGCGCCCCACAGACCGCCGGGCGGTTCCCGGAGGAGATCCGCATGTGGAAGGCGCCACCCCCCGAGGTCTCCACCGAGGAGTTCTACGAGACCGACCCGACCAAGCCCTACAAGCGCGGGTACTCCATCCAGACGGTCTCGCCCCTCCCGATCACCTGGGCGGAGCACGTGATGGCGCAGGGTCACTGGGGCGCGGACCTCAGACGGTACATGTCCGACTACGTGCACTGGGCCTGCCTCGGCGCGCTCTGCGAGTTCCTGCCCCAGCCGGACAACCGGGTGACCCTGGCCGACGAGACCGACCGGTACGGACTGCCCGTCGCCCACTTCTCGTACACGCAGTGCGACAACGATCGGGCATTGGCGAAGGCGGCGCAGGCGACCATGGAGCGCATCCTCGAGGCCGCCGGCGCACAGGAGACCATGACCGTGCAGCGCTACGCCCACCTCGTCGGCGGCGCGCGCATGGCCGCCGACGAAACGGAAGGGGTCGTCGACGCCGATTGCCGGACGTTCGCTGTCCCCAACCTGCTCATCACCGACGGGAGCGTGCTGCCCACCCAGGGCAGCGCCAACCCCGCCCTCACCATCATGGCGGTCGCCGCCCGCGCGGCCAACCGGCTCATCGAACGCCCGGAACCCTGAATCGGGCGACCTAAGGAGAGACACACATGGCACAGACGGTTAGCGAGTTCGTGATCGGGCGGCTCCGGGAGTGGGGTGTCCGGCGCGTGTTCGGGTTCCCGGGGGACGGGATCGGCGAGTTCGACGGGATGCTCGGCAAGGCGGAGCGGGCGGGGGAAGGGGTGGAGTACATCCGCCCAACGCACGAGGAGATCTGCGCCCTGATGGCAACCGCGCACGCGAAGTTCACGGGCGAGGTCGGCGTCTGCATCGCCACCTCCAGCCCCGGCGGCTTCCACATGATGAACGGCCTGTACGACGCCAAGATGGACAACCAGCCCGTCGTCGCGATTGTCGGCCAGCAGGGACTGAACTCGCTCGGAACGTTCAACCAGCAGGAGAGCAACCTCGAGCAGGCGTTCTCCGACGTCGCCGAGTACGTCCAGACGATAGTCTCGCCGGAGCAGGCGCAGGCGGTGATCGACATCGCCTTCCGCACCGCGATCACCCGCAAGCAACCGTGCGTCGTCATCCTGCCGCACGATGTGCAGGGCATGAAGATGGCCGAGCCGGGCGCGGAGATGTGGGTGTCGCGGTCGAGCGCCGTCGCGCCGTCCACCGCGATCGCACCGCCGGCTGCGCAGCTGCAGGCGGCGGCCGACATCGTCAACGCCGGCGAGCGCGTGACCTTCCTGGTCGGCGCCGGTGCGGACGGCGCCACCGAGGAGGTGCTGCAGGCGGCCCGCCTGGCCGGGGCGGGCGTCATCACGACGCTCCGCGGCAAGCAGGTCGTGTCCGGCGACATCCCGTTCCACACCCAGCAGGTCGGTCTGCTCGGGTCGCGGCCCAGCTACGACCAGATGCAGGACTGCGACACGCTCGTGCTGCTCGGCACCAACTACCCGTACGGCCAGTTCCTGCCGAAGACCGGGCAGGCCCGCGCGGTGCAGATCGACCTGCGGCCGGAGCAGCTGGGCCTCCGTTACCCGACGGAGGTGAGCATTTGGGCCGACGTGAAGACGGCGCTCACCGGCCTCCTCCCGCTCCTGCGTCAGAAGGAGGACCTGTCGTGGCAGGGGAAGGTGGCCGAGAAGATGCGCGACTGGGATGCCGAGCTCGCCGCGCAGGCCGAGAAGCACTACGACGACGGCGTCAACCCGCGCAAGGTGTACGCCGAGCTGAACAAGCGTCTCCCCGCGGGCGCGATCGTCACCTGCGACGCCGGGACCACCGCCGACTGGTACGGCCACTACATCCGGTTGCGCGACGGGATGCGCGGCGACCTCTCCGGCCGCCTCGCCACCATGCTCGCCGCGATGCCGTACGCGGAGGCCGCCAAGTTCGCCTACCCGGACCGGACCGTGGTCTGCACCATCGGCGACGGCGCCTTCCAGATGCTCGGGATGAACGAGCTGATCACGCTCAAGAAGTACATCTCGAAGTGGGACGACCCCACCTTCGTGGTGCTGGTGCTCCACAACGACGACCTCACCCAGGTCTCGTGGGAGATGCGCACCGAGGACGCCAACCCGGTCTGGTCGACGTCGCAGGACGTCGAGTCGGTCGACTACGCGGGGTGGGCGCGGCTGCTCGGCTTCCAGGGGATCACCGTCACCTCGGACGACCAGGTGGAGGCCGCCTGGGACACGGCGCTGGCGCACCGCGGGGTCACCGTCATCGACGCGCACACCGGCAAGAACATCCCCCCGCTCCCGCCGCACATCACCTACGAGTTCGCGAAGAACACCGGCCTCGCCCTACTGAAGGGCGACCCCGACGGGATCGGCGCCATCAAGGACTCGGCGACGTCGCTCATCACGGAGGGCGTGGAGCGGGTGAAGGACGCCCTCCACCTCGACCACGGCGACGACCATGGGAACTGAGGACGGGGCGCGGCTCCGCGCAATCACAATCGATGCGTTCAACATCCCCACCGCGACCTCCGGCAGAGAGCGGCCCGAAAGCGACGGCACCATCACCTGGAACTCAACCGGCCTGATCGTCGTACGCCTGACCGCCGGCGACACGACGGGGCTTGGTTTCAGCCACGCCCCCACCGCCGCCCTCGGAATCATCCGCGAGCTCCTCTGGCCAGTGATCGACGGGATGGACACCCGCGACACCGAGCGCCTCTTCTGGGCAATGGCACGCGCCGTCCGCAACACCGGGTGGGGAGGTCTCTGCGCCGCCGCGATCTCAGCCGTCGACATCGCCGTGCACGACCTCGCCGCGCGCCTCGCCGGAGTACCGCTCACCCAGTATCTGGGCGGGGCGCACGACACCATCCCCGCCTACGGCAGCGGCGGCTTCACCGACTACACAGACCACGAACTGACCGAACAGCTCAGCTCGTGGGCCGAGCACGGACTCCGCGCCGTGAAGATGAAGGTCGGATCCCAGCCGGACGACGACCCGCGCCGCGTCGCTCTCGCCCGCGAAGCCATCGGCCCTCACGTGGAACTCTTCGTCGACGCGAACGGCGCCTACGAGCGCAAACAAGCCCTCCACCTGGCTGATCGATTCGCCGACCTAGGCGTCACCTGGTTCGAAGAGCCGGTGTCTAGCGACGACCGCACCGGTCTGCGCCTGCTCCGCGACCGGATGCCCGCCCCGATCCGGGTCGCCGCGGGTGAATACGGGTACATGCCCGCCGACTTCCGCGACCTGGTCACGCCAGGTTGCGTCGACGTGCTGCAAGCCGACGCCACCCGCTGCGGCATCACCGGGTTCCGCATCGCCGCCTCGCTCGCGCGCGCACACGGCATCCCCCTCAGCGCCCACACTGCTCCCGCCTTGCACGCATCGGTGGCCGCCGCATTCGACGGCGCGATCAACGTCGAATACTTCCACGATCACGCCCGCATCGCCGGAGCTCTCTTCGACGGTGTCCCAGCGCTGCGCGGGGGCGAACTCGTACCGGACCGCTCAGCTCCCGGGCACGGGCTTGAGCTCAAGGAAGCGGACGCCCAACCGTACCGCGTCGCGTCCTTCACCCGGTCAACTAGTGACACGGCCGCCGGGAACGCGCCACACACCGAGTGAGAACGACCAGAGAGGAACACAATGACGTATCGGCTGGTTCGGCTTCCCAGCGGCCGAGAAGTAGGTATGACCGGGCTCGGAGATCCCACCGGCCAACGCCTTGCCGTACTCCTTCACCCGACCCCGGGCGCCTCCGGTTTCGACCCGGCACCCGATGTGACGGCGCGCTCCGGCCTTCACCTAATGACCTTCGAACGCCCAGGCTACGGGGCAACGGAACAAGAAATCATCAGCGTGGCCGGATGGGTCGACGACCTCGCCGGTTACCTGCGCGAAGCCGAAGCGAGCGCCCGAGAGCGCCCTGCGCACACCACCTACGGTGGAATCGGCGTCATTGGGTGGCGAGAAGGCGGAATCTACGCAGCCGCACTCGCAGCCCGCCACCCGCAACTCGTCGACAGGCTGGCCTTGGTGGCAGCGCCCGCGCCGTCACGAGCAGCCAACGGCCACCCAGTGGAAGGCACCCTCACCGCAACGGCGATGTCGGAGCAGCCCCTCGGCTACCCCGACCGAGTGCGGCGCATGCTGGACACGGCTTTCACGCAAGGGGACGCGGGAG
Coding sequences within:
- a CDS encoding glucose 1-dehydrogenase, producing the protein MDLSGKSVVVTGGNSGIGAAIVRCLAAAGAAVVIDYVARPEDTADLVTEITAAGGRAVGVEADVSSPADIDKLIRTAVDEFGSLDAFVNNAGIEKRHSLLEVTEDAFEEVMAVDLKSAVFGTQRAAKQFIEQGSGGIVVNVSSVHEDWPMPGNLSYCVAKGGMRMLTRTAGVELGPHGVRVVNVAPGAVNTPINTATMKDDSLRQKLENSIPLRTVADPAQIGDVVAFVISGGGSYLTATTVFVDGGIMHGSVGL
- a CDS encoding glycoside hydrolase family 15 protein, translating into MSAPRIEDYAMVGDLHTAAMVSVTGSIDWLCLPRFDSAACFAALLDTEAAGRWRIAPAGSGRCTRRRYRGDTLVLETEWETADGVARIIDFMPVRDRAADLVRIVEGVSGTVAMQFELILRFDYGHVVPWVTKAERGVRAVAGPDAVLISSDVPLGGRDFRTVADFTVNPGDRVAFTLTWYPSHEEEPEPTDAETALAATELFWTRWSSESNAYGAHRDAIQRSLITLKALTYLPTGGIVAAPTTSLPEQPGGPRNWDYRFCWLRDATLALQSLLTAGYTDEASSWRNWLVRAVAGDPADLRIMYGLDGRRRLPEQTLDWLAGFDHSAPVRVGNAAAEQLQLDVWGEVLDGLSLTRTTIGAGEDAWDVQRALVSHLAEHWQEPDNGLWEMRGPRRHFTHSKVMAWVAVDRMIDGAHQFNLPGPVRQWERLRAKIRRDILENGFDPKRNTFVQAYGSNDLDASLLLIPRVGFLPPDDPRVVGTIEAIEKDLTDDGLVLRYRPQASDDGLPGGEGVFLACSFWLVDALIGAGRRDDAEALFQRLLDLRNDVGLLSEEWDPHAARQLGNMPQAYSHFALVRSAFHLLSGTTTTTQDRIPIGKE
- a CDS encoding FAD-dependent oxidoreductase yields the protein MTPPHVLVLGAGFAGFTLARALQRESGRNRLRLTVVDPQPYLTYKPLLPEVAGGETQPRDTVVPLRHPLKHTELVPGSVASVDTNRKVAVIRTLDGTQRPIHYDHVVFALGAVTKTLPIPGLTENGIGFSSIEEAAFLRDHVLDRIQFAAATSDPAERRRALTFVFVGGGYTGVEAIAELQSLAVTEFRRYPELYGESMDWMLVEAAGRIASELTEKLSAWTLALLRRRGITVLLHTEMKSCHNGEVVLSDGSTHASDTIVWVAGVTPNPVLDHTDVPRGRKGHVQCDRYLRVVRNDGTPVDGAWGLGDDAQVPDLTVQQQPAFYPPNAQNAIRQARTLARSLRNGLAGDPPVAYRHRSLGTLASYGGMRGAAVLRGLPLHGLPAWAVDKVYHALALPSPGRRLRLVLGWIGNGLTANQTAPVSSFPDPKHRFRQAANEQDSK
- a CDS encoding gluconate 2-dehydrogenase subunit 3 family protein → MSTPPVQRGDDVPERFPGFRVLDQARHWDEETRAVVLARVGRPSDIRFFDVVEQAAATALFDEILGQEGDDRVPVTAMVDARLAEKQTDGWHYDTMPTDQESWHRTLAALDDDARGAHGCTFADCDHERRRALLEAVHTGDGDWHGLHRGQAWSLWTRYACTAFYSHPRAWDEIGFDGPAYPRGYKNLGIGRREPFEVEDAHPAQLPITTTGDGS
- a CDS encoding GMC family oxidoreductase is translated as MSGLRGAAAAALAGVRDRNASAWLLTPDGSRTRPDLRDGMRRYSDTDEVDIAIVGCGAGGSVLLQRLARAGWSAVAFDAGPFWDPGRDWVSDEASSHHLYWTEPRQIGGGDPVPLGSNNSGRGVGGSMVHYAGYVPRFHPSDFRTRTDDGVGADWPIAYDDLRPFYEAIESELPVAGEDWPWGDPHTYPHSAHPVSGNGEAFLRGARAAGITAKVGPVAIANGRFGHRPHCIYRGFCLQGCKVNAKASPLITHIPDALDHGAEVRADCMVSSIAVDERTGRAVGVHYFRDGVPRFQRARMVAIAGYSIETPRLLLNSASKRFPDGLCNDFDQVGRYLMVQGAPQTAGRFPEEIRMWKAPPPEVSTEEFYETDPTKPYKRGYSIQTVSPLPITWAEHVMAQGHWGADLRRYMSDYVHWACLGALCEFLPQPDNRVTLADETDRYGLPVAHFSYTQCDNDRALAKAAQATMERILEAAGAQETMTVQRYAHLVGGARMAADETEGVVDADCRTFAVPNLLITDGSVLPTQGSANPALTIMAVAARAANRLIERPEP
- a CDS encoding thiamine pyrophosphate-requiring protein, encoding MAQTVSEFVIGRLREWGVRRVFGFPGDGIGEFDGMLGKAERAGEGVEYIRPTHEEICALMATAHAKFTGEVGVCIATSSPGGFHMMNGLYDAKMDNQPVVAIVGQQGLNSLGTFNQQESNLEQAFSDVAEYVQTIVSPEQAQAVIDIAFRTAITRKQPCVVILPHDVQGMKMAEPGAEMWVSRSSAVAPSTAIAPPAAQLQAAADIVNAGERVTFLVGAGADGATEEVLQAARLAGAGVITTLRGKQVVSGDIPFHTQQVGLLGSRPSYDQMQDCDTLVLLGTNYPYGQFLPKTGQARAVQIDLRPEQLGLRYPTEVSIWADVKTALTGLLPLLRQKEDLSWQGKVAEKMRDWDAELAAQAEKHYDDGVNPRKVYAELNKRLPAGAIVTCDAGTTADWYGHYIRLRDGMRGDLSGRLATMLAAMPYAEAAKFAYPDRTVVCTIGDGAFQMLGMNELITLKKYISKWDDPTFVVLVLHNDDLTQVSWEMRTEDANPVWSTSQDVESVDYAGWARLLGFQGITVTSDDQVEAAWDTALAHRGVTVIDAHTGKNIPPLPPHITYEFAKNTGLALLKGDPDGIGAIKDSATSLITEGVERVKDALHLDHGDDHGN
- a CDS encoding enolase C-terminal domain-like protein; translated protein: MGTEDGARLRAITIDAFNIPTATSGRERPESDGTITWNSTGLIVVRLTAGDTTGLGFSHAPTAALGIIRELLWPVIDGMDTRDTERLFWAMARAVRNTGWGGLCAAAISAVDIAVHDLAARLAGVPLTQYLGGAHDTIPAYGSGGFTDYTDHELTEQLSSWAEHGLRAVKMKVGSQPDDDPRRVALAREAIGPHVELFVDANGAYERKQALHLADRFADLGVTWFEEPVSSDDRTGLRLLRDRMPAPIRVAAGEYGYMPADFRDLVTPGCVDVLQADATRCGITGFRIAASLARAHGIPLSAHTAPALHASVAAAFDGAINVEYFHDHARIAGALFDGVPALRGGELVPDRSAPGHGLELKEADAQPYRVASFTRSTSDTAAGNAPHTE